One segment of Clavelina lepadiformis chromosome 2, kaClaLepa1.1, whole genome shotgun sequence DNA contains the following:
- the LOC143446966 gene encoding uncharacterized protein LOC143446966, with translation MKNMTGKVVWFFIPWTLTSAALINLDLLFEDNFYSGFDDEDYGSADHQFQHSSQDTVDRWSPSAHISQSLQFSIDDEKQKNFMIISGSGLADKLDVDEYFDVYSSQSQPGFGVKESSGFQKAEIGAVNVGGDDGLGSGFQNLFADGELTFSGDGTEKKTLLQSFAQFLENRTGEDWNTTQSSAENGSEVCGETGPCLHRGACEKFGYEFRCVCAAGYTGSHCAIILEVEVAPLPYEEVGDDVEDFSGASLEVTRIARSVTSRSLEDLHSSAGYLAMEMNDVVEMKVKYPSNDVLLGTFAVISLLIIAVWTGVVLAKAKSRLNEASHQVQVV, from the exons ATGAAGAACATGACAGGCAAAGTAGTGTG GTTTTTCATCCCTTGGACTCTGACATCTGCTGCACTTATTAATTTAG ATTTGTTATTTGAAGATAACTTTTATAGTGGATTTGATGACGAGGATTATGGAAGTGCAGATCATCAGTTTCAAC ATTCATCGCAAGATACTGTCGACAGATGGAGCCCGAGTGCACACATCTCTCAGTCCCTGCAGTTCTCGATCGACGatgaaaagcagaaaaattttatgataatCTCAGGATCTGGATTGGCTGATAAATTGGATGTTGATGAATATTTTGATGTCTATTCTTCACAGTCTCAACCGGGCTTTGGCGTTAAGGAAAGCAGTGGATTTCAAAAGGCGGAGATTGGAGCGGTGAATGTAGGAGGAGACGACGGCTTGGGAAGTGGATTTCAGAATTTGTTTGCCGATGGAGAATTAACATTTAGTGGGGACGGAACAGAAAAGAAAACTCTTTTACAATCATTTGCACAGTTCTTGGAAAATCGTACCGGTGAAGATTGGAACACCACACAAAGTTCAGCGGAGAATGGGTCTGAAGTTTGCGGCGAAACTGGACCTTGCCTTCACCGAGGTGCCTGCGAGAAATTCGGTTACGAGTTCAg ATGTGTTTGTGCTGCTGGTTACACCGGGAGCCACTGCGCCATCATTCTGGAGGTTGAAGTTGCTCCACTTCCGTATGAGGAGGTCGGGGACGACGTGGAAGACTTTTCAGGAGCTTCGCTTGAAGTCACCCGAATCGCGCGATCAGTGACGTCACGATCTCTCGAAGACCTTCATTCATCAGCAGGTTATCTCGCGATGGAAATGAATGACGTCGTGGAGATGAAAGTTAAGTATCCTTCCAATGACGTACTTCTCGGTACCTTCGCGGTCATCTCTCTTCTCATCATCGCGGTTTGGACGGGAGTCGTTCTAGCGAAGGCGAAGTCGCGACTGAACGAGGCAAGCCATCAGGTGCAAGTGGTGTGA